CCCCCATGCTGAATCCCATGATCTACACACTGAGGAACAAGGAAGTTAAGGCAGCTCTGAGAAAACTTAGGGGGAGTCTCATGCTTGCATGCTGATGTGAAGCAACCGTAGACGTAGTAAGAGGGTCTGTGTGTGAACACATCTACAGATATATTTCCATGGCTCCTCTTCAGCTTCTCCAAATCTTTGTATATCTCCACTTCCCCCGCTATCTGTTTGGAGTTCTAGAAATAAATGGTCCTATAATCCCTAGCCCCCTTTGACATGCTGTTCAGGAGACATTGTCAAGGCTGCCTAAGGGAGGGGAATGCCGAATCTGCCTTCAATTCAATGAGTGTGTGGGATCACAACCTCCTAGATGACTTTGGAAGCATCAGCCTTCCTACACCCGTTTACCATCTCGCAGTGATTTTGTGTACCTCcgcagatgtaaggaatgtggtatcaggagctcagtcctgctgAAGGAATGTGCTCTTTAGAGATCATTCACATGGAATGAGAAGAATTTCAGGGCCTATATatgaaaatatttgctttattttgcaaGTGCTGTTGGGTAGCAGgtataatgagaagtcctgtagcaccttgttgACCAACAgatgtttttggagcataagtgttcatgGGCAATTGTGTACATATACACCCCCTACAACTCTTCCCATTTCCACGCTAATGATCTCAGAAGAACACCttcctcaaattccttcagcaggaTTCAGCTCCTGCCACCACACTGTTTACATTAATGTAACTCACACGCTTCCCAATGGTGGTGGTGTTTCCCATCCAGTACAACCAAAATCACTTACTAAGAGAGTGAGTTGACTCTGCAGCCTTCACTAAGCGTTAAGGGACTTGTaactcagcaacctttctgagctgGAGTGCTGAAATTCAACCTTTTGAGCTCTATGCTGGTGATGCTTTCTGAAGTTACTAATaaccctacttacaacagcttcactaatcaataaatgaagatgcagatctTTGCTGCCATTGAGGTGGCGGTCggcaaatcattgccttaaaaaaggtgaattattaacaaaacaaaagagttaCATGAAAAAGCATAgctggttgctaggtgttacagagtaacttttaaaaaaggaTAGCTCAACACACAGTGaccatggtaggcaaccagctcggcttaccagggaaatccttgccaagcttaaactcaaaaaggaagcTTATATGAAGTGGAAACCTGGACGGATGACTAAGGAAGAATATAACTGCATTGCTTGACAATGAAGGGGAGCAACCAGAAAAGTGGAAGCACAATTTCTTCTGgaataacctattttgaaataatgcagctgTTTAGATATAGCCAAATATGTCTgtttacaacagcttctttaataaacAAGTTAAGATGCAGATTTTGATTGTTTAGGTGGTGGCGactggtagcattagcttgtcTTCTATGAGcaacctcccagctgcatggaggagcagaggtggggttgagctcctgccttgcacaaTGATtgaaattggctcacgtgccgcTCGTGGGTGGCTGATCCTGGCAGTAGAGGCTCTCATATTTAATTCAGTCTCCCAAGGTTTGGTCCCTCCCACTGACAAACTGGGTCTGCAGGTGACCCAACTGAAACTTTTCGACCAGATGGAGCCAGAAGGAACCAGGGTCAGGTTTAATATCTAGCCGCTCCATTCCATTAATATAACACAGAACAACCTCAGTGCCCACCCACTCCCCGCCAGTAATGTGGGGATATTTCATACCATGCCTGGGTTGCGTCCAAAGTCCATACTTCCCTGTGGGCTACCACAGATTGGAAGGTCAGCAAGAAACAATTTAATTACAAGAGGGAATTAAAACAGTGATTAAAACAGCAATGGACAGCTTGCCCAATAGCTTGGGCAGAGTCTGTTTCCCTTCAGGTTCTAAAGTCCAGCAACCCCAAAGTCCCTTCGCGTGCCTGATCTTTATGAATAGCCCTCACGGTTCCTGTCCTTGGCCAGGTCAATGTCCCTATGTGTTATACATGGGCCATTTCAGTTCTTTGTCTTCCTCAGCTGTGACGTGCGTGTCACATTCATGAGTGGGCAGTCTTTATGTGTCTGTGCCGGGTGTTTCACAAAGGGGTCCACATTTCAGTAAAAGACTGTAGGTCCTACCATAATTACAGTGATAATAATAGTGATAACCCAAATAAAAAATCTTGAAATGCGGCTTCAGCTCCGGTTTCTGTGGCAACGAAACAAGTCACCCAGCTGATGCAAGCCAAGGGTAACTTCAGAGCCTGGTCCCCAACCCGGTGAGAAGACCCAGCCTGGGAACTCATTAGCAATAGCATTTTAATTAACCCCAACAGCCATTGCCCCTGTGGGATGTTATGTCTGGGCTGGGGACAACACCTCGCTTAAGATTAATTATCACCTCTGCTTCTAAGTTGCCCACCAGAGGAAGGGCAGGAAATTAGAGCAATTAGAGGAATCTCAAAGGGGCTTATTAACAGTGGAATGCTGGGGCATGGACCAACGGATCAATGAGATCATTGATGGAAAACCCCCTCGTAGTAGACTTGAGGCCTGGTATCAGAGGTCTGGTGTGAGGACCAAGGCCTGAGCTGAAGTAGTCAAAGCTTCACAGCCAAACAGCAAAGTTCAGTTGTAAGCAAgaggccaggcccacctcccagAACCTAGAAGGAATGGGCCTTATCCCGCAGAAATGCCCAGCTCGTAGAGGTGAAAGCAGAAGAGCTCAGTCGCAGACATATTCCCCAAGGAACACAGGGACAGGCTGAGCCAACATAAGGAGAAGTTCATGAGAACAGCTGGAGGGGTAGAGAGGTTTGGTTTGAACCAATGTGCACACGGTAATGAGGGGCCCCTGGGTACGACATGCAAATACGTGACTGGTTTGTGTTTGGGTCTAAAGATGTACCTCAGAGACAATGTCTGCGACCAACGGCACAATGGAGAATTCAGTCATTCAGTGAGCCAGTCCCTcattatggaatcatagaacactagaactggaagggacctcgaacggtcatcgaatccagtcccctgccctcctggcaggacctagcaccctctagaccatccctgatggatgtccatctaacctgctcttataaatctccaataatggagttTCCAGGGGCATATTCCTGTTACCACTGAGCCAGGGAATTAAATCTGTGCCTTGCCAGCAATAAAGTCTGAGCAATTACATTAGCTGAAAACCAACTCTGCGCGTTTATTGGGCAGCTCAGTTGGAGCCAGCGGTGTGGGCTGTCTGGCTGGAgttagcagagcccacagctgcacaCCCATCAGATCTTTGTCTCACGTCACCCTCGGGGGTGACCAATCTCTTCCAATCGATGGACTCTGCACGAGCTTCAGACCAGTAAACTGAAGGAGATTCACAGCCCTTGTCCCATGCGGCCTGCAGGGATATAAAGATAACAGCCAACGAGGTTGGATGGGGTGAGAATGCCATGGGCTCTGCAGTAGCGTGGGGCAATGTGCTGCAGAAACCATCTCTAACATCAGAGTGGACGTGGGCTCCCGGGTGAGTCCCAGCGCCCGGGCTTTGCACCTGTGCTGGACGATGGGTCCTTGGGGCGAGAGAGCTGGAAGATGCTAGACTGGAATCCCGGCCGGAGATGAGAAGGAAGAATtcccctctgctggagcagcctctCGCGATGCAGCCACTGTAAGGCTCCTGCTTTGTAAAGATCTTCTCTCTCCGTCTCTCGGTCTCTGCACCAGTCCCTGTGCCTCGGCCTGAGGAAGTTCTCAGCCAGGTATTTTCCTGAGCGAGAACTTGATTCCAAAGTCCATCTGTCCTTCCCTGAGCtgcacctgcctgcctgtctcTATGTCATTTacctccctctccccatctctCATCACCCTAAGCTGCCAACATCTCCTCTCAGCCCAGCCTGGATAAAATCCCTGGCAGATTTCAGACAGTTTCACTGATGTTGTCCTCCGCATCTCATCCTCCATGACACCCACACGGTCCAGCCAGCCGGTCATGGCTTCTTGCTGACAAGCCGTGGCCAGGACGCCTGGGGCAATTTCAGTGAGGTTGCTGAGCGCCTATGGATGAGATTGTGAGCTCTGACCATGCTGGAAGCAGAGGAGTAGCCAAACCCATTACCCATAATTCCAGTGGCTGTGGCAATTCCCTTTCTCCTTCTTTCGTCTTTCTTCCTTCTCAGTGCCCACCCAAGAGCTCCCATCGTTAATGGATCTGAGGTAATCCCTCGCCACATTCATCGCTTTCCATGTtccaccctcctcctcttccttaacACAAACATGGAACAGCCCTTGCTTTTATAACAACACAAGGTTCCCGGAGCACAGGGATGCCGCGTAGGCATGGCCGTCACTCGGCAGAGAGGGTAACACAGGGAGGGAACGATCCTCAGATGACAAATGTTTGCCTCCAACGGCAAACATGTTTAAGGTGCTTTGGTTAGATATGAGGTGAAAAGCCTAGATGACGCCATTGGAATAGACTAGACTGGGCTATACTAGGGTAGAATTGAATAGACGATCACTTTCTCTCCTCATCTCTGGACTGCTAGATCTTCCAGGCAGAAGTTTTTCCCCTCTCTGATCAATGCCAGCCCAGTGAAGTCCTTACCCCAAATTGCATTACAATGCCAGGAATACGCAGCACACCCACACAGTAATGGGGGGAAATGCAGCAGTGAACATCGCGGCTGTGTATGATAGGGGTTTTGTTTCACTAAGTCCTTGGCATTatttctctcctccccccagaaATGATTCCCAAACGAGCCAGGTGAACAGCACGATGGTGACTCATTTCATCCTCTTGGGGATCCCCAATTCTGACGGCCTCCAGACCATCCTCTTCTTTGCCTTCCTAGCCTTCTACCTTTGTGCCTTGTTGGGCAATCTGCTCATCTTATCAGCTGTCTTCACTGACTCCCGcctgcacacccccatgtatttctttctCTGCAACCTTGCCATGGTGGACATTGGGCTCTCTTCCATCAGCACCCCAAAATTGCTGGCCATCCTCTGGAGTCAGAGCAGAGATATCTCACTGGGCGGATGCATGTCCCAGGTTTTCTTCTTCCATTCCCTGGGCAGCACCGAGTGCCTTCTCTACACGGTCATGGCCTATGACCggtacgtggccatctgccatccaCTACGCTACCTGCTCATCATGAACCAGAGGGTATGCGCCCTCCTGGCTGCCGCAGCCTGGATCGGCAGCTTCATTCACTCCACCATCCTCACCAGCCTGACCTTCACGCTGCCCTACTGCGGCTCCAATGTGTTGGACTATTACATCTGTGACATCTTCCTGCtggtgaagctggcctgtgccGACACACACGTCCTCGTGACCGTGACCGTCACCAACACTGGATTGGCGCCCTTGATCTGCTTTCTCCTCATCTTCGCCTCTTACATCAGGATCGTCTGCTCCTTGCTGAGGATGAACTCAGCCAAAGAATGGCGGAAAGCAGCCTCCACTTGTTCCTCACATCTGGCTGTGGTGACGCTCTTCTTtttgccctgtgccctgccctacACACGGTCACAACTGAGCCAAATGCTGGCGACCTTTTTTCCAATCTTCTGCACTGTGGTGACGCCAGCGCTGAATCCGGCCATCTACACCCTGAGGAACAAGGACATGAAAGCTTCTCTGACAAAACTGAGAGGGGCTGTATTCCCTACCCGCTGATGTGTGGGTTTGCATGGAAACGTCTTTGTGCATGGTTGCTCCATGGCTTTTCCGAATCTTTGTGTCACTCCCTATCCCCTTCTACGTATTTGGAGCTGCAGAAATGCTCCTTAAAATAACTAGTTCTTGTTTACATGCTGCTTGGGAGACCTCTAGCACTGTCCGAGTGCCCCCTATTCAGTGGGAACTGGAGATCCAAATCTCACAAAGAACTTTGAAAATGTCAGGTGTAATTTGGGGGACAGATAGACCCAGGGTGTGGttttgtcccatggagtggcaccttgATCACTGGCCAAGAGAACGAGTGAGTCATctctacagtcttagctgagGAGCTCAAACTGCATCACAGAGGTCCCAGGTGTGAGTCTACCTAGTGATGGGAACGCAAATTGCAAAAGTCTTTTTGGGTTAACTTCTATCAAAGCTTCTAGTGAACCTCTTACAACCATGGCTAGTAGAAATTGAAAAGCATTCTTAAAAgagcactatcaaaacaaaaagcagtcaagtagcactttaaagactaagaaagtcatttattaggtgagctttcgtgggacacacccgcttcttcagcccagagccagaccagaacagactcaatatttaaggcacagagaaaaaaaaacagtaatcaaggaggacaaatcagaaaaaaaaagatccaggtgagcaaattggagagtagaggggtgggggggagggaagtaaagaattagatgaagccaagtatgcaaacggacccctatagtgacccagaatgctcccaacccggttcaaaccatgtcttaatgtgtcaaatttgaatataaaagagaattcagcgttgtgaaaattcctcttcagtaagacgcaaactctaaagtcattaacagaatggcccactccattaaaatgctggctaacaggtttgtgggtcaggagtgctaattgactgcttttttgttttgatggtatgtaGACTAGAAGGGCTTTCTCACACTTTCTATAAAAATAGCGCTGTGAAACTTGGGTACGCACCTTTGGATCAAATGTCATCaaggactttgaaaatttcagatgTACTCtatgtaacctacacacctagcggtgtggttgactgtcccatgtagtggcacctcgACGACTTGCAGAAAGACTGAGTcggctctacagccttagcagagAACAACTCAGCTTGGAGCAGTAATGGTGAAGAAAACTGGTCAAAGCCTATGACCTGCTAATAACTTATATTACCCAAACTTTGTAAACTATTTCtggttaacaacaagaagtcctgtggcaccttatagactcacagatccTTTGGAAGAAAAAGCATTCaaatagctctttaaagactggcaaactAATTGAttcagtgagctttcgtgggacagacccactgcttcagccaatagccagaccagaacagactcaatatttaaggcacagagaaccaaaaacagtaatcaaggaggacaaatcagaaaaaagtgatcaaggtgagcaaatcagagcgtggaGAGGTGCAgggtaggtcaagaattagattaagccaagtgtgcagatgGGCCCCTAAAGTGACTTAGAAAATTCCCATGGAGAATaagttttcttgggcaaagaactgcttcgtcaggtgcatgagtcttgggtctctgcccacaaaagcttatcctccaaaaggtctgttagtctataaggtgcccgagcacttcttgttgttatcgaagatacggactaacacggctacgtctctgataTATTTCAAGTTAATTTATTCCACAGATTCACGACATGAGTAGAGGAAATGGACTCCTGTTCTCCAAACAACACTGCTGCTTTGAGTTCCAGCCACAGAGTTGCTACTTTGGGATACGTTTGTTCCGGAAATAGCAaccagagtgtagccatagccaaagtcTTAATGGTTTTCATGCTAAGTGTAGCCTACACAACTCTTGTCTGTGGTATTCTGTGCCGTCAAGCAGAATCACAACCACGTATAGCTAGAGAGATACAGGAGTCTACTCCCCAGCTTTTCCTAAGGGTTAAGTGATGTTTCCGGTCATGCTTTTAGTTCCAGGGCGTCAATGAAAACACCCAGTGAAAACTGGGGTCTTCAGGCACTTGAGTTGTAATCCTGGAGCTGGCAGGTAGAGTAGAACCTGGTAGAGTACCTTGCCCACAGGTAGAGTAGAACCTGGAACCTGGACATCTCAGTGCAGGAGTTGGAGTGAAAACCAGCTGGCATTTCACTTAAAATGTACAAGCTCCTGCTCATAGTGACAGAGGCTCCAGGTATCAGTCCATCTGTACGTGGTTACAAGTGGGGACTCATCCGGGAATTTAAGGGGGGCTCTAGAAAAACTTCCTCGGATTGTATGGGAGGGGTaggcgagttagtctgtatctttgaaaacaagaagtgctggggcaccttataggctaacagatattttggagcataagatgaagcgggtctttacccaccacagcttatgctccaaaatatcttttagtttataaggtggcacaggacttcttgctgttcctcATCTTGGGGAATTATGTCAACCCCCATGGGTGTGGGGTGTCCATCACTGTCCCATCTAATGGCAGCGAGAGTCTtccctacagccttagctgacagccagctggctttgagctcaaGCCATAGAATCTCCCGCATTAAGCATGACCGGTGCCAGCATCTACTGCACCTCCCGGTGGAGACATTCGTGGGGACCAGCGTCCAGTTGAATCTCGAGAGTCTGCTTTCCATTGATACAGCCCAGCACCACCTCCAGCCCACACTTAGTAATGTGGGTAAATTTCACACCACCCCTGGGTTGTCTCCACAACCAACGCTCCCAAGATTGCGAGCACAGACTCAGGGTGTGGAAAGAAACACTTGGAGAAAAGGAGGGAAGTTAGAGCTAATTTGAGGGAACACACCCAATGGGTTTCATACATCAAAACGATGGGCAAAAGAGACACCTCCCAAGTTGGTTGGATGGTGTTCATGTCCCTTCAGCTTCCTACGTCCAGCCACCGCAAAGATTCCTTCACTTAGCTGATCTTTATCTACAATCTCCTTGGTTGCTGTCT
The window above is part of the Carettochelys insculpta isolate YL-2023 chromosome 32, ASM3395843v1, whole genome shotgun sequence genome. Proteins encoded here:
- the LOC142004610 gene encoding olfactory receptor 10D3-like → MVTHFILLGIPNSDGLQTILFFAFLAFYLCALLGNLLILSAVFTDSRLHTPMYFFLCNLAMVDIGLSSISTPKLLAILWSQSRDISLGGCMSQVFFFHSLGSTECLLYTVMAYDRYVAICHPLRYLLIMNQRVCALLAAAAWIGSFIHSTILTSLTFTLPYCGSNVLDYYICDIFLLVKLACADTHVLVTVTVTNTGLAPLICFLLIFASYIRIVCSLLRMNSAKEWRKAASTCSSHLAVVTLFFLPCALPYTRSQLSQMLATFFPIFCTVVTPALNPAIYTLRNKDMKASLTKLRGAVFPTR